One genomic window of Bicyclus anynana chromosome 10, ilBicAnyn1.1, whole genome shotgun sequence includes the following:
- the LOC112049361 gene encoding uncharacterized protein LOC112049361, which yields MPRNRNQGLKVNWSQNDITRAFKLVEEGTPIREAARFTGIPFSTLQERLKKKNSELPSLGRNPVFSKEQEAEMAEQVKFLGKIFYGCTSIQIRKMAYEYADKNNLMHNFNKNLGMAGKDWLMGFMKRNNLSNRKAEGTSLNRATAFNKDEVGLFFKLLGELMEKYKFLPRNIYNVDETGFSFVQDPGKIVTEKGQKRVGSITSGERGKNVTAVCAVSATGVYIPPMLIFPRQRHSPALENDGPRGAIYRCSKNGWINEELFVAWLKHFANFTKPSENEPILLILDNHSSHISLRTYEFCKTNNIVMLSLPPHGSHRIQPLDVSIYGPFKAAYKQECNLLMKTELGRKITQNDIASLFRKAFQKIATIPKAEAGFASTGIYPLNPDIFTEEDFLAAEVLNSSELVVSIEERREMDNKTPDQIIQLTIEHNISAPGSPSLLNDYNSTDIILSTQVSQSIAIDHSVPTTSGVTAKDLLSVPKKLVNSKNARKQHAKVLTSTPYKEALQEKEERRATREKKKENKGGVKRKSGKKSTMKVPVKMSIKKVKKKVLQESNCETSSDSEIDMIDVRDDDDDTDIEDLQNKCILCDDYGQNNELWYRCVQCGLWAHAECSGCESPEGYVCDLCR from the coding sequence ATGCCTCGGAACAGGAACCAAGGATTGAAGGTGAATTGGAGCCAAAATGACATAACCAGAGCATTCAAACTTGTCGAGGAAGGGACTCCAATAAGAGAGGCAGCGCGGTTTACTGGTATCCCATTTTCGACACTCCAAGAAcgactaaaaaaaaagaactctgAATTGCCGTCTCTTGGACGAAATCCTGTGTTCTCTAAAGAACAAGAGGCAGAAATGGCAGAGCAAGTTAAATTTCTAGGCAAGATATTTTATGGGTGTACTTCAATACAAATAAGGAAGATGGCGTACGAGTAtgctgataaaaataatttgatgcATAACTTCAATAAAAATCTTGGCATGGCTGGAAAGGACTGGCTAATGGGTTTtatgaaaagaaataatttatcaaatcgtAAAGCTGAAGGCACCAGCCTAAACCGTGCAACTGCATTCAACAAGGATGAAgttggtttattttttaaattacttggGGAGTTGATggaaaaatataagtttttgccaagaaatatttataatgtggATGAAACCGGATTCTCTTTCGTTCAAGACCCAGGTAAAATTGTAACTGAGAAAGGTCAAAAACGAGTGGGCTCTATAACTTCGGGTGAAAGAGGGAAAAATGTAACGGCTGTATGTGCAGTAAGTGCTACTGGTGTTTACATTCCACCAATGTTAATATTTCCCCGCCAGAGACATTCCCCAGCACTAGAAAACGATGGTCCACGTGGCGCTATATACAGGTGCTCAAAAAACGGGTGGATAAATGAAGAGTTGTTTGTGGCCTGGTTAAAACATTTCGCTAATTTTACAAAACCGTCAGAAAACGAACCCATACTGCTTATCTTAGACAATCACTCTAGTCATATATCTCTGAGGACGTATGAGTTTTGTAAAACTAACAACATAGTAATGTTGTCATTACCGCCACATGGATCTCATAGAATTCAGCCTTTAGATGTCTCCATTTATGGTCCATTTAAAGCTGCCTATAAACAAGAGTGCAATCTTTTGATGAAAACAGAATTGGGGCGAAAGATCACCCAAAACGATATTGCCTCGCTTTTCAGAAAAGCATTCCAAAAAATTGCAACCATTCCAAAGGCCGAAGCAGGATTCGCTTCTACCGGTATATATCCCCTGAACCCAGACATATTTacagaagaagattttttgGCTGCTGAAGTTTTGAATAGTAGTGAATTGGTAGTATCGATAGAAGAGAGGCGCGAAATGGACAATAAAACTCCGGATCAAATCATTCAACTAACCATAGAGCACAATATATCAGCACCTGGTTCACCATCGCTTCTTAATGATTACAACTCAACAGATATAATTCTTTCCACTCAAGTTTCACAATCAATAGCAATAGATCATTCAGTTCCCACAACTTCAGGAGTAACCGCCAAAGATCTTTTATCAGTTCCGAAAAAACTCGTTAATAGTAAGAATGCTCGAAAACAGCATGCAAAAGTTCTCACTAGCACTCCTTATAAAGAAGCCTTACAAGAAAAAGAAGAGAGACGAGCAACAagagaaaagaagaaagaaaataaaggaGGTGTTAAAAGAAAGTCAGGAAAAAAGTCGACAATGAAAGTACCagttaaaatgtcaataaagAAGGTGAAAAAGAAAGTTCTTCAAGAAAGTAATTGTGAAACTTCGTCGGATTCGGAAATTGACATGATAGATGtacgtgatgatgatgatgacaccgATATCGAAGATCTTCAGAATAAGTGTATACTATGCGACGATTATGGCCAGAACAACGAACTTTGGTACAGGTGTGTTCAGTGTGGACTTTGGGCTCACGCTGAATGTTCGGGCTGTGAATCGCCCGAAGGATACGTATGCGATTTGTGTCGCTAA